The stretch of DNA TCCCATCGACCCACTTGCGGTGGAGCCTCATACTCTCCTTGGCAAACTCCATTTCCTCCTTATAATCACCAAAGAACACTCGAAACCTCCCATTTCCCAAGTCCCTTGTCACCGTAGCCTCCCACCACCCATCATCGTGGTACACGTCGACCTCTTCCCCAATCGTGCAAACCCATTTGGTGTCCGGCGGAAGCGCCGGCCGGAGCTGAGCTAAACGCACCACTTCCCTCAAGGGTTGGAACCCATTTGGCGATTCTTCAACCAGGGTTTTGTATTCGACCAAGTATGAGTCAGAAGCTTGGGAACTCACTATGGAACCCAAGTAGAAGGATCCTCGGAAACCTGGCTCCTTGGAGCTGATCTCGACGGCGGAACCGGGAGTAAAGATGCTGTTTTTAGAGGTAGAGATTGGTTCGAGTATAGGCTTTCGAGGCATTTTGGATTTTCTTTCGAGGTTTTAGAAGGGTTTTTTGAGTATTTGACTCTCTAGTCTTTCAAGTCTTAAATTGCATTGGAAAGATTCCTCTTTTCTTTATATCCTTGGGGAATGAGTAAGAGAGGAAAACCATCAAGATATCCCAAGGACCAAAAATCAAATCTTTAATGTCACACACttacataattatatatgtatatggctTGTACTATAAGTTTTTTGCCTTATTTTGCTTGAATTGATCCCATTACTCCATTAGTTTATCTAAAAATCAAATCTTTATCTATGAGTTTGGTCCATCTGAGACACCTTTCTTCAGCCATAAAATCTACTCTGAATCACAAGACAACTATAAATGTATCAATCTTAGAGACACACTTGAACAAATGCCAAAATTTCAAGCAATTCAAGCAAGTACTTTCTCAAATGGTCTTGACTGGGTTCATCAAAGACACATTTGCAGCAAGTAGGCTTCTCAAGTTCTCAACTGAGTTACCCTTTATTCATGTTGATTACTCCCTCTATATATTCAATCTCATTGAGAACTCAAATGGGTTCATTTGGAATACTATGATGAGAGCTTATGTACAGAGAAACTGTCCTCAAAAGGCTCTGTTTATGTACAAATCTATGTTGGAGGAAAACATGGGTCCTGATTACTACACATACCCACTTCTGGTTCATGCTTGTGCTGTTCGGTTATCTCAAATTGAAGGGAAACAGATGCATAGTCATGTCTTCAAAATGGGTTTTGATTTAGATGTTTATGTTCAGAACACATTGATTAACATGTATGCTGTTTGTGAAAATATGGCTGATGCAAGGAAGCTGTTTGATGAAAGTCCTTGCTTAGATTTAGTAACATGGAATTCAATATTAGGAGGCTATGTTCAAACGGCCAATGTAGTTGAGGCTAGTTATATCTATGATCGTATGCCAGTAAAGAACACAATCGCTTCAAGCTCAATGATTGCGATGTTTGGTAAGGCAGGTTTGGTAACCGAGGCTTGTCATTTGTTCGATGATATGCCTGAGAAAGACATGGCTTCGTGGAGCGCTGTCATTTcttgttatgaacagaatgagatGTTCAATGAGGCTTTGGCTATGTTTACGAAAATGAATGCTAATGGAATTAAGTTGGATGAAGTTGTGGTGATTACTGTTCTTTCTGCTTGTACAAACTTGTTGATCGTCCAGACAGGGAAAATGGTCCATGGTTTGGTCGAGAAAATTGGAATCGAAACTTATGTTAACCTGCAAAATGCTTTGATTCACATGTACTCGAGTTGCGGTGAAATAATGGCTGCTCAGAATTTGTTTAATGCAGCTCATCTTTTgaatcagataacttggaacaCCATGCTATCTGGGTACTTAAGATGTGGTTTAGTTGACAATGCCAAGGCATTATTTGATTCCATGCCAGAGAAAGATGTCATCTCATGGAGTGCAATGATATCAGGCTATGCTCAACATGACTGCTTCTCTGAGACTCTGGCGTTATTCCAGGAAATGCAGAGGTTTGGAGTCAAGCCTGATGAGACCACTTTGGTAAGTGTTATCTCAGCTTGTACTCACTTGGCTGCCCTGGATTTGGGAAAATGGATTCATGCCTATATAAGGAAAAACAGTTTAAAGGTCAATCCCATATTGGGCACAACCCTTATAGACATGTACGTGAAATGTGGCTGTGTAGATAATGCAATGGAAGTTTTTCAGGGGATGCCAGAGAAGGGAATTTCCActtggaatgccctcattcttGGATTGGCTATGAATGGGTTGGTAGAGAAGTCACTGCACATGTTTTCAGAGATGAAATCATGTGAGGTAGCACCTAATGAGATCACTTTTGTTGCTGTTCTTGGGGCATGCCGACACATGGGCTTGGTTGAGGAGGGGCGTCGCCATTTCAATTCCATGATTCAAGAACACAAGGTAGAACCCAATGTTAAGCATTATGGCTGTATGGTTGATCTTTTAGGACGTGCAGGTATGCTGAAAGAGGCCGAGGAACTGATCAAAAGTATGCCTATGACACCAGATGTTTCGACTTGGGGTGCCTTACTTGGGGCTTGTAAGAAACATGGAAACCATGAGATGGGGGAGAGGATTGGAAGAATGCTCATTGAGCTTCAGCCAGATCATGATGGTTTCCATGTGTTGTTGTCGAACATATGTGCTTCAAGAGGAAACTGGGATGATGTTCTTGATGTCAGGGGAACAATGATGCGTCGTGGGGTGGTGAAGACCCCGGGTTGTAGCATTATTGAAGCAAATGGTATAGTTCACGAGTTTCTTGCCGGGGACAAAACACACCCCATGATACAAGAGATTGAGAAAAAGTTGGATGAAATGGCGACGAGATTGAAGATGGAAGGTTATGCACCAGAGACTAATGAGGTTTCACTCGAcattgatgaagaagaaaaggaaactGCTCTTTTAAAACACAGCGAAAAGCTTGCCATTGCCTTTGGACTTATCAGTACCAGTCCTCCAACACCAATAAGGATAATGAAGAATCTGAGAATATGCAATGACTGTCATACAGCAGCGAAGTTAATCTCGAAAGCATATAATCGCGTGATTGTGGTGAGGGATCGACATCGTTTTCATCATTTCAACAATGGTTCTTGTTCTTGCCTGGAGTATTGGTAGTAGAAGATAAGATGTAAGCTAAATGGCCAACTCTTGGAATCAAAACATCATATTGTAAAGATTTGGAAATTACTTTGTTATTTTGAATCTTTAATATTGAGTTAGCAATTATTTGAATTAAGGTCCAAATATGATAAGTACCTGCTACCTGCTGTTGATAGCTTCTCCCACAGTAACAATATCACAGCAACAACAATTAAGAAGAACAATTAAAATGCAACAGATGGATAGAGAAGTAGTGAGCTGTTATTGATCAAATGGAAATAGAGATTATATCTCTTACAACAGAAAGGAAATTATAAGTGTTCACTCTTACAATGGTAGAGAGCAAGAGCCCTCTACTGATGCAAGATTTTACTCTCAAATTGCATAACTAACTCTCAGCCACACCCAAACACTAAAAGGCAGCTCACTTGATACAAAATTACTGAAAAGCCCTCAGCCCACTAACTTAATTGCGTTTACCCCTTCTCACATAGGTAAATCTCACCTTAGGCTTCGGGTGTCCATCATTACCCCCCCCTAAATCTCTAACCTTGTCCTCAAGGTTGAAAGCAGGAAACTGAGCTTGGATGGTGTCAAAATCTTCCCATGTCGCTTCAAACAAAGGCAAGTCCTTCCAGCGAATCAACACTTCAATGGGGGCCCCTTGGGATGATGGCCGCTGACGCACATTCAACAACTCAGCTGGTTCCACCACCAACTCCAAATCCGCAGTCAAAGTAGGTGGAATAGTTGGTGAAGAGTGTGCTGTGCCAACTGTCGCACGAAGTTGAGAGACATGGAACACCGGATGCACAGCAGATGACACGGGAAGGTCCAAACGATACGCCACTGGTCCCACTCGCTGCAGAATCGTAAAAGGACCGTAGAAACGAGCAGCCAGCTTCTCGTTTTTGCGGATGGCAAGAGATTTCTGTCGATAAGGGCGGAGTTTAAGGAAGACATGGTCGCCAACGGCAAATTCCACGTGCCGACGCGACGAATCAGCCGCGGCCTTCATTTTGTGTTGAGCACGCAACAGATGCATCTTGAAATCATCCAGAAACCCATCCCTTTCTTCCAAATACTGCTCCACAGCTAACACAGCAGTAGACCCATCTGAGTAACGGATCAAGGGTGGAGGGTCACGTCCATAGAGTACCCGAAAAGGTGTACAACCCAAGGAAGAATGGTAAGTGGTGTTATACCAATATTCAGCCCAAGACAACCATTT from Cannabis sativa cultivar Pink pepper isolate KNU-18-1 chromosome 2, ASM2916894v1, whole genome shotgun sequence encodes:
- the LOC115721340 gene encoding pentatricopeptide repeat-containing protein At3g62890, with translation MSLVHLRHLSSAIKSTLNHKTTINVSILETHLNKCQNFKQFKQVLSQMVLTGFIKDTFAASRLLKFSTELPFIHVDYSLYIFNLIENSNGFIWNTMMRAYVQRNCPQKALFMYKSMLEENMGPDYYTYPLLVHACAVRLSQIEGKQMHSHVFKMGFDLDVYVQNTLINMYAVCENMADARKLFDESPCLDLVTWNSILGGYVQTANVVEASYIYDRMPVKNTIASSSMIAMFGKAGLVTEACHLFDDMPEKDMASWSAVISCYEQNEMFNEALAMFTKMNANGIKLDEVVVITVLSACTNLLIVQTGKMVHGLVEKIGIETYVNLQNALIHMYSSCGEIMAAQNLFNAAHLLNQITWNTMLSGYLRCGLVDNAKALFDSMPEKDVISWSAMISGYAQHDCFSETLALFQEMQRFGVKPDETTLVSVISACTHLAALDLGKWIHAYIRKNSLKVNPILGTTLIDMYVKCGCVDNAMEVFQGMPEKGISTWNALILGLAMNGLVEKSLHMFSEMKSCEVAPNEITFVAVLGACRHMGLVEEGRRHFNSMIQEHKVEPNVKHYGCMVDLLGRAGMLKEAEELIKSMPMTPDVSTWGALLGACKKHGNHEMGERIGRMLIELQPDHDGFHVLLSNICASRGNWDDVLDVRGTMMRRGVVKTPGCSIIEANGIVHEFLAGDKTHPMIQEIEKKLDEMATRLKMEGYAPETNEVSLDIDEEEKETALLKHSEKLAIAFGLISTSPPTPIRIMKNLRICNDCHTAAKLISKAYNRVIVVRDRHRFHHFNNGSCSCLEYW